A portion of the Geoalkalibacter ferrihydriticus DSM 17813 genome contains these proteins:
- a CDS encoding GAF domain-containing protein, whose translation MESREISFVSLIGLASFLEQQTDLEDSLNELAAMAANLLMSENCSIMLFREMDRGNPRMKIFASHGYLPQAAHSESARHKEGIAGHVAATGEALLVEDIEQSAFASKARWPQKTCKGFLSAPIFIGGKVLGVININTPVDGRSYTEKDLYTLTCIALVVGKSIQVVQLQNILKSRFAQHALLQEARSTVPPSLENIVQSPERLARIVGKSFYRELSQAGFNDEAVIRVATEIISLLGLKLKRHRKRLSKETQ comes from the coding sequence ATGGAATCGAGGGAAATCTCTTTTGTTTCACTCATTGGGTTGGCGTCCTTTCTTGAGCAGCAAACCGATCTGGAGGACAGCCTCAACGAGTTGGCGGCCATGGCCGCCAATCTGCTGATGTCGGAAAACTGCTCGATTATGCTGTTTCGGGAAATGGATCGCGGCAATCCGCGTATGAAGATTTTTGCCAGCCACGGCTATCTGCCGCAGGCGGCTCATAGCGAGTCGGCGCGTCATAAGGAAGGCATCGCCGGGCATGTGGCCGCAACGGGCGAGGCGTTGTTGGTTGAGGATATAGAGCAATCTGCCTTTGCTTCCAAGGCTCGCTGGCCGCAAAAAACCTGCAAGGGCTTTTTGTCCGCGCCGATTTTTATCGGAGGCAAGGTGCTGGGCGTCATCAATATCAATACGCCTGTCGATGGGCGAAGCTACACGGAAAAAGACCTCTACACCCTGACCTGCATCGCTTTGGTGGTGGGCAAATCCATACAGGTCGTGCAGTTGCAGAACATTCTCAAATCGCGCTTTGCCCAGCATGCCTTGTTGCAGGAGGCGCGATCAACGGTGCCGCCATCGCTGGAAAACATCGTGCAGAGCCCTGAACGCCTGGCGCGCATCGTGGGAAAAAGTTTTTACCGCGAATTGAGCCAGGCGGGTTTCAACGACGAAGCCGTCATTCGGGTCGCGACGGAGATCATCTCGTTGCTTGGTCTTAAACTGAAAAGGCATCGCAAGCGCCTGTCAAAAGAAACGCAGTGA
- a CDS encoding VacJ family lipoprotein, which produces MRTERRLGLTFIAAVIFMCAGCGPLVPSAPEPMRPVAQFVAPEKEYAIKVFDPLERVNRLVYQFNYYFDVYLFLPAVDGYRRVMPDYAEDRVSNFFDNVLEINNLANCILQLKPKATGITAARLVVNSTVGVLGLWDPATGWGLPRQEEDLGQTLGYYGIGNGPYLVLPVLGPSNLRDAIGKAGDIWIFNEIDPFNFENNSFLLPLTYGTLNAIDTRKRTPFRYYRSGSPFEYEWIRLLYTEKRFLQIMQ; this is translated from the coding sequence ATGAGAACTGAGCGCCGCCTTGGGCTGACCTTCATTGCGGCGGTTATTTTTATGTGTGCGGGCTGCGGCCCCCTGGTGCCCTCCGCGCCCGAGCCGATGCGCCCGGTCGCACAATTCGTTGCGCCGGAAAAAGAGTATGCCATCAAGGTGTTCGACCCCCTGGAGCGGGTCAATCGCCTGGTCTATCAGTTCAACTACTATTTCGATGTCTATCTTTTTCTGCCAGCCGTCGACGGCTACCGCCGGGTCATGCCCGATTACGCCGAGGACCGCGTCAGTAATTTTTTCGACAACGTTCTCGAAATAAACAACCTCGCCAACTGCATCCTGCAACTCAAACCGAAAGCCACAGGCATTACCGCTGCGCGTTTGGTGGTCAATTCAACGGTGGGGGTGTTGGGGTTGTGGGACCCTGCCACCGGCTGGGGGCTGCCGCGCCAGGAGGAGGATCTGGGGCAGACTCTAGGGTACTACGGTATCGGCAACGGCCCCTACCTGGTTCTGCCGGTGCTCGGCCCCTCCAACCTGCGCGATGCCATCGGCAAAGCGGGCGATATCTGGATTTTCAACGAGATCGACCCCTTCAATTTTGAGAACAACTCGTTCCTGCTGCCCCTGACCTATGGCACCCTCAATGCCATCGACACCCGCAAACGCACGCCGTTCAGGTATTACAGATCCGGGTCACCCTTTGAATATGAATGGATCAGGCTGCTCTATACCGAGAAGAGGTTTCTGCAGATCATGCAATGA
- a CDS encoding alpha/beta fold hydrolase, whose translation MRLSAKISLFGTLVAVLLLLAGQVGAKEVRNYDYPFENPLEATVVGTPDEYQPELPEEIPKEIFSIKTFVRRQVPKIFWYQKGMDFSLVAQPRKAPLIFLIAGTGSDYDSEKMVILQRAFYQAGFHVLSLSSPTHMNFIISSSESMVPGDLRDDSRDLYRAMALAWQKVRSRVEVSAFHLAGYSLGGAQAPFVSQIDDERQLFNFEKVLMINPPVDLYESVKRLDRLLEENIPGGPENFNIWFRDVMNKLVEINRELDLFKLSGDALYSAYKRYPVTDDFLAALIGISFRVSAANMVFTSDVLRGGGYMIPPGVELSPYQPLEDYFIVAHHTPFADYFSEFMLAYYQDRYAGLTGEELQRRQTLQSIANYLQQNSRLGLMHNRDDIIISSEELDWLENTMGERARIYPYGGHCGNMAHYDNLAAMVAFFTGQEQWNEN comes from the coding sequence ATGCGATTATCAGCAAAAATCAGCTTGTTTGGGACACTCGTGGCGGTGCTTTTGCTTCTGGCCGGACAGGTCGGGGCGAAAGAAGTCCGCAATTACGATTATCCCTTTGAGAACCCCCTGGAGGCGACCGTTGTCGGCACGCCTGACGAGTACCAACCGGAACTCCCCGAGGAAATCCCCAAAGAGATTTTCAGTATAAAGACATTCGTCCGGCGACAGGTACCGAAAATTTTCTGGTACCAGAAGGGTATGGATTTCTCCCTCGTAGCTCAACCCCGAAAAGCGCCGCTGATATTTCTCATCGCCGGCACCGGGTCGGATTACGACTCAGAGAAAATGGTGATTCTGCAGCGCGCCTTCTACCAGGCGGGGTTTCATGTCCTCTCCCTTTCCTCGCCCACGCATATGAATTTTATCATCTCCTCGTCCGAAAGCATGGTTCCGGGCGATCTGCGCGATGATTCCCGCGATCTCTACCGCGCCATGGCGCTGGCCTGGCAGAAGGTACGGAGCAGGGTCGAAGTCAGTGCCTTTCACCTGGCCGGCTACAGCCTCGGCGGCGCTCAGGCACCTTTCGTCTCTCAAATCGATGATGAACGGCAGCTGTTTAATTTCGAAAAAGTGCTGATGATCAACCCGCCGGTTGACCTGTATGAATCAGTCAAACGCCTCGACCGCCTGCTGGAGGAGAATATCCCCGGAGGCCCGGAGAATTTCAACATCTGGTTTCGCGACGTCATGAACAAACTGGTTGAAATCAACCGAGAACTGGATCTGTTCAAGCTCAGTGGAGACGCCCTGTATAGCGCTTACAAGCGCTACCCGGTGACGGACGATTTTCTCGCCGCGTTGATCGGCATCTCCTTCCGCGTCTCGGCCGCCAATATGGTGTTTACCTCCGATGTGCTGCGTGGCGGCGGCTACATGATCCCGCCAGGGGTTGAACTGAGTCCCTATCAGCCCCTCGAAGATTATTTCATTGTGGCTCACCACACGCCGTTTGCCGACTATTTTAGTGAATTCATGCTTGCCTATTACCAGGACCGGTATGCGGGGCTTACGGGCGAGGAACTGCAAAGAAGGCAGACCCTGCAGAGCATTGCTAATTATCTGCAGCAAAATTCCCGCCTGGGCCTGATGCACAATCGCGACGACATCATCATCTCGTCCGAAGAACTTGACTGGCTGGAAAATACAATGGGCGAAAGGGCACGAATCTATCCCTATGGTGGCCACTGCGGTAACATGGCCCATTATGATAACCTGGCTGCGATGGTGGCCTTTTTCACCGGGCAGGAGCAGTGGAATGAGAACTGA